A genomic stretch from Oscarella lobularis chromosome 11, ooOscLobu1.1, whole genome shotgun sequence includes:
- the LOC136193149 gene encoding uncharacterized protein has product MAAVTFVMVAFLALHIGDSRGQRYYGNEGNVRLTGGSLSSEGRVEIHLHGEWATICDDSWEQEDAIVVCRQLGYSSGQRLGGYRYVSRASAFWRVNVACQGTESRIRDCDFQSQAKSPTCSYGKEAARVSCGSQTTTSLPSNSFQIRLVNGASRYEGRVEVFQDNRWGTVCDDLWDSDNAAVVCRQLGYSNGQPKNRAFFGSGSGPIWMDDVRCSGNESSLENCSFDGWGNHNCGHSEDAGVVCLPCASGNLRERKDFLSLSASEKKRYIDAVVTVSTVAPYKTDYENLLRKHRENFNTTLIHRKEQFLPWHRWYLLQYENLLRRVDPEITIPYWDWRQDQPFSSLMWRNSYFGGNGSWYDGCVRTGKFRYSQWTLPGGQCLQRNFNRIASFPDFIAIARLQSNPPENFAYFERRLRIFHNSVHCNFGQTSTMCSLSAADAPEFFLHHAFIDKLWADWQAKSSDHSTAFKENLDSPMNATEVTPRRVLQICNLPDDVGVSYIGSSSVYNVERGLIDLPMSVYRALPQRRVRELNQATIHLYGISKDEQEDAREFAESTRDSDGVSESSLFSVLQSQMETRHLLSVPVSSSQPCG; this is encoded by the exons ATGGCAGCAGTTACTTTCGTCATGGTGGCATTTCTGGCGTTGCACATAGGAGATTCCAGAG GCCAACGGTATTACGGAAATGAAGGAAACG TAAGACTGACAGGTGGATCGCTCTCTTCAGAAGGTAGAGTCGAGATACACTTGCACGGCGAATGGGCCACTATCTGCGACGATTCGTGGGAACAGGAAGATGCGATAGTAGTCTGCAGACAACTGGGATACTCCAGTGGGCAGAGACTGGGCGGATACCGCTACGTCTCAAGAGCTAGTGCGTTTTGGAGAGTAAACGTCGCATGCCAAGGCACAGAATCACGAATCAGAGACTGCGATTTCCAAAGTCAAGCGAAGTCTCCAACGTGCAGTTACGGCAAAGAAGCAGCAAGAGTTTCATGCG GCTCGCAGACGACCACTTCCCTACCTTCAAACTCTTTTCAGATCCGGCTTGTCAACGGTGCGTCTCGCTACGAAGGAAGAGTCGAGGTGTTTCAAGATAATCGTTGGGGCACAGTCTGCGACGATCTATGGGATTCGGACAATGCAGCCGTAGTTTGCCGCCAACTGGGATATTCCAATGGCCAGCCCAAAAACAGGGCTTTCTTTGGCTCGGGGAGTGGACCTATATGGATGGATGACGTCCGGTGCAGCGGCAACGAGTCAAGCCTTGAGAACTGTTCATTCGATGGTTGGGGGAACCACAACTGTGGACACAGCGAGGATGCAGGAGTCGTTTGCTTACCTTGCGCATCAGGAAATTTGCGTGAACGCAAAGACTTTCTGTCACTATCCGCGAGCGAAAAAAAGCGTTATATTGACGCTGTTGTGACCGTCTCCACCGTTGCTCCATATAAGACAGACTACGAGAATCTACTGAGAAAACATAGGGAGAATTTCAATACTACCTTAATCCACAGAAAGGAACAATTTCTTCCGTGGCATCGATGGTATCTACTGCAGTACGAAAATCTTCTTCGCCGCGTTGATCCCGAAATAACCATTCCCTATTGGGATTGGAGACAAGACCAACCTTTTTCATCTTTAATGTGGCGTAACAGTTACTTCGGCGGTAATGGATCGTGGTACGACGGATGCGTGCGAACCGGGAAATTTCGGTACAGTCAGTGGACGCTTCCCGGTGGTCAGTGTCTTCAACGAAATTTCAATCGCATTGCTTCCTTTCCAGATTTCATCGCAATCGCTCGCCTTCAATCGAATCCTCCAGAAAATTTCGCGTACTTTGAAAGACGTCTTCGCATTTTTCACAATTCTGTTCACTGCAATTTTGGACAAACGTCAACGATGTGCTCGCTCTCGGCGGCAGACGCTCCGGAGTTCTTTCTTCACCACGCCTTCATTGACAAACTGTGGGCTGACTGGCAAGCTAAAAGCAGCGATCATAGCACGGCCTTCAAAGAAAACCTCGACTCGCCCATGAATGCGACAGAAGTGACACCAAGACGCGTTCTCCAAATCTGTAATTTGCCCGACGACGTTGGCGTCTCGTACATCGGAAGTTCTTCAGTGTATAACGTGGAGAGAGGGCTTATTGACCTGCCCATGTCAGTCTACAGGGCCTTACCACAAAGACGCGTCAGAGAGTTGAATCAAGCGACGATTCATTTGTACGGAATTTCAAAAGATGAACAAGAAGATGCTAGAGAGTTTGCTGAGAGCACACGCGATAGCGATGGAGTCTCCGAGAGTAGCCTGTTTTCGGTGCTTCAAAGCCAAATGGAAACAAGGCACCTACTTTCAGTACCTGTTTCATCTTCACAGCCGTGCGGATGA
- the LOC136193151 gene encoding kelch-like protein 20 produces MSFETTRHLISGLCSLRMSNYLCDVVIISEDGQRFPAHRIILAALSRFFRTMFEGEFLESKQTDVAIRNIKGAVMKMLIEYAYTGEIECPASVENVLSLYVAAHYVQFEEIFRICSDWLKGHVDESNCISMGIVGARYGDSDLLRIADRITAVTISVLAETEDFLLLSAEHLSRIISHDELGVTSEDKVLTILQKWMKHDEEARRAQVETLSAFVRFPLLDFKESSDVLSDLDLVSHYHSSGGSCQRRVGCDGVLLVTGGWEREECESNEADSVCKYVSNRAMLYEPNSNEWTTFPSLELGTHSHKIATSKDVIYSLGGYTQVDSYENDIDIVQRYDAERQRWVDDVQRMHCPRIDFEIVCCDDRIYGMTISKDFVDEMMCEVFDSEKKAWIPISSPENALKGRYILASLANEILAIGFDLNNQFGYTKYDPLENRWCNFKSCQYPLPHDKNLTNLDPHYCCYVTTRDRLYIKGGKRAVIFDSRDEQFSVIDGFFPFSSYSKLAYDIESKRMYALSDCQIVVYDERVNRWDHRDHRDHYLKECCYCDCEVVERKLVLDFV; encoded by the coding sequence atgtCTTTTGAGACTACCCGCCATTTAATAAGCGGCCTTTGCTCACTGCGAATGTCAAACTACCTGTGCGACGTCGTAATCATCAGCGAAGACGGACAACGCTTTCCAGCTCACCGAATTATTCTCGCTGCCTTGAGTCGATTCTTTCGTACCATGTTTGAAGGAGAGTTTCTAGAGAGCAAGCAAACCGACGTCGCTATTCGTAACATCAAGGGAGCAGTAATGAAGATGCTAATCGAATACGCCTACACAGGAGAAATCGAATGCCCTGCATCTGTCGAGAACGTTTTATCTCTTTACGTGGCGGCTCACTACGTTCAATTCGAAGAAATCTTTCGAATATGCAGCGACTGGCTCAAAGGCCACGTGGATGAGTCCAATTGCATCAGCATGGGAATCGTCGGCGCTCGATACGGCGATTCGGATTTACTCCGAATTGCTGATCGTATAACTGCCGTGACAATTTCCGTTTTGGCCGAGACCGAGGATTTTCTACTCCTTTCCGCAGAACATCTGAGCAGGATTATATCTCATGATGAATTgggcgtgacgtcagaagacAAAGTTCTGACGATTCTGCAAAAGTGGATGAAGCACGATGAAGAGGCTCGTCGAGCTCAAGTCGAAACTCTTTCAGCGTTCGTTCGCTTTCCATTACTCGATTTCAAAGAATCGAGTGACGTTCTTTCGGATCTCGATTTGGTCTCCCATTATCACTCGTCAGGCGGATCCTGTCAACGTCGAGTCGGATGCGACGGCGTCCTGCTTGTGACTGGTGGGTGGGAGAGGGAAGAATGCGAGAGCAACGAGGCGGATAGTGTGTGCAAATATGTGAGCAATAGAGCTATGTTATATGAGCCCAACAGCAACGAGTGGACTACGTTTCCTTCCCTGGAATTGGGAACGCATAGTCATAAGATTGCAACGTCAAAGGACGTGATTTACTCTCTTGGTGGTTATACCCAAGTTGACTCATATGAGAATGACATTGACATTGTTCAGCGATATGATGCTGAACGACAACGATGGGTAGATGACGTGCAACGTATGCATTGTCCAAGAATAGATTTTGAGATAGTTTGTTGTGACGATCGCATTTACGGTATGACCATAAGCAAAGACTTTGTGGACGAGATGATGTGTGAAGTGTTTGAttcagagaagaaagcgtgGATACCCATTTCCTCTCCTGAGAACGCTCTTAAAGGTCGCTATATTTTAGCCTCGCTTGCTAATGAAATTTTGGCCATTGGCTTTGACCTTAACAATCAATTTGGATATACGAAGTATGATCCATTGGAAAATCGTTGGTGCAATTTCAAGTCTTGTCAATATCCGTTACCGCATGATAAAAACTTGACAAACCTGGATCCTCATTATTGCTGCTACGTCACCACCAGAGACCGATTATATATTAAGGGTGGCAAACGTGCAGTAATTTTTGACAGCCGCGATGAGCAGTTCTCTGTCATAGACGGATTCTTTCCATTTTCGTCATACAGTAAACTCGCCTATGATattgaaagcaaaagaatGTATGCGTTGAGTGATTGCCAAATTGTTGTTTACGACGAACGAGTAAACAGGTGGGACCATAGAGACCATAGAGACCACTATTTGAAGGAGTGTTGCTACTGCGATTGCGAAGTTGTGGAGAGAAAGCTAGTGTTGGACTTCGTTTAG
- the LOC136193075 gene encoding kelch-like protein 20, with protein sequence MEPQTTETIAFQTSGYFSTALFDSFRKSDSLCDVVIVSKDGQQRFPAHRIILANAGQFFRVMFEGKFKERVQADVALGNVDGATTKMLIEYAYTGRTECPASVENVLSLYEAARYVQFDGLFQLCSDWLKRHVDKSTCVSMGIIADQYDDSDLLRVADRFAAVNISALAKSEDFLFLSAEHLGRIISHDELGVKSEDEVLTILQKWMKHDEKSRRAQVEALSKFVRFSLLDLEESSNALSDLDWVSHYHSSGEDCQRRFGCDGVLLVTGGRTWSTCNSKRKYARDEARVYEPNSDKWTEFPSLAVRTYRHKIATSNDVIYSLGGYTSDSHHDDTEIDIVQRYDAKRRQWVDDVQRMHCPRTDHKIVCCDDHIYGMSISKVDEMMCEVFDSEKKTWIPVCSPENALKHRYILASLANKIFAFGFDLNKQFGYMKYDPLENRWCNFKSCQVPTKLDYWCCSVATGDRLYIDNHNSVAVIFDSRDEQFSVVDGFFPFLPCYELAYDLESKRIYASNPDKIAVYDERVNRWDPRDHNFKKCYDYSFVVVERKLTLDFI encoded by the coding sequence ATGGAACCCCAGACGACTGAAACGATCGCTTTTCAGACGAGTGGCTACTTTTCCACGGCATTGTTTGATTCGTTTCGAAAGTCGGATAGTctgtgcgacgtcgtcatcgtcagcAAGGACGGACAACAACGATTTCCAGCTCACCGAATAATCCTCGCTAACGCCGGtcaattttttcgcgtcATGTTTGAAGGAAAGTTCAAAGAGAGAGTCCAAGCTGATGTCGCTCtcggcaacgtcgacgggGCTACGACTAAGATGTTGATCGAATACGCCTACACGGGAAGAACAGAATGTCCTGCATCTGTCGAGAacgttctctctctttacGAGGCGGCTCGCTACGTTCAATTCGACGGACTATTTCAACTGTGCAGTGACTGGCTCAAACGCCACGTGGACAAGTCCACGTGCGTCAGCATGGGAATTATCGCCGATCAATATGACGATTCGGATTTACTCCGAGTTGCTGATCGCTTTGCCGCCGTGAACATTTCGGCCTTGGCAAAGAGCGAggattttctatttctttcgGCAGAACATCTGGGCAGGATTATATCTCATGATGAATTGGGTGTGAAGTCAGAAGACGAGGTTCTGACGATATTGCAAAAGTGGATGAAGCACGATGAAAAGTCTCGTCGAGCTCAAGTCGAAGCACTTTCGAAATttgttcgcttttcgttACTCGATTTAGAAGAATCGAGTAACGCTCTTTCTGATCTCGATTGGGTCTCTCACTATCACTCGTCAGGCGAGGACTGtcaacgtcgatttggaTGCGACGGCGTCCTGCTTGTGACTGGTGGGCGGACGTGGTCAACATGCAATTCCAAGCGCAAATATGCGCGCGATGAAGCTAGAGTATATGAGCCCAACAGCGACAAGTGGACCGAATTCCCTTCCCTTGCAGTGCGAACGTATAGACATAAGATAGCAACTTCAAATGACGTGATTTACTCTCTTGGTGGTTATACCAGTGACTCACATCACGACGACACTGAGATTGACATTGTTCAACGATATGACGctaaacgacgacaatgggTAGATGACGTACAACGTATGCATTGTCCACGAACAGATCACAAAATAGTTTGTTGTGACGATCACATTTACGGTATGAGCATCAGCAAAGTCGACGAGATGATGTGCGAAGTGTTCGATtcggagaagaaaacgtggATTCCCGTTTGCTCTCCCGAGAACGCTCTTAAACATCGCTATATTTTAGCCTCGCTGGCTAATaaaatttttgcttttggcTTTGACCTCAACAAGCAATTCGGATATATGAAGTATGATCCATTGGAAAATCGTTGGTGCAATTTCAAGTCTTGTCAAGTACCTACAAAGTTGGATTATTGGTGTTGCAGCGTCGCCACCGGAGACCGATTATATATTGACAATCACAATAGTGTAGCGGTAATTTTTGACAGCCGCGATGAGCAGTTCTCTGTCGTTGACGGATTCTTTCCATTTTTGCCATGCTATGAACTCGCCTATGATCTTGAAAGCAAAAGGATTTACGCGTCGAATCCTGACAAAATTGCTGTTTATGACGAACGAGTGAACAGGTGGGATCCTAGAGACCACAACTTCAAGAAGTGTTACGACTACAGTTTCGTAGTTGTGGAGAGAAAGCTAACGTTGGACTTCATTTAG
- the LOC136193150 gene encoding kelch-like protein 20, translating into MVDETIAFETSGHLSSLDSLRMSNYLCDVVIISEDGQRFPAHRIILAASSPYFRTMFEGRFLESKQTDVAIRNVDGAVMKMLIDFAYRGRTECPASVENVVSLYVAAHYIQFDKIFRRCSDWLKGHVDESNCISMGIVGDRYGDSDLLRIADRLAAVTISVLAETEDFLLLSAEHLSRIISHDELGVKVEDEVLTILQKWMKHDEEARRAQVETLSTFVRFPLLDFKESSDVLSDLDLVSHYRSSGGSCQRRVGCDGVLLVTGGLEWKRCESNLCSEYDFCTCKDVSDEARVYEPNSNIWTTFPSLKVGMCRHTIVTSNEVLYALGGYTEVHSDQYAGVDVETAIVQRYDAGQRQWVDDVQCMSCTSHEIVCCNNRIYGMSIGTKTSAEDEMICEVFDSGKNTWIPVSCPENALSCILASLENEIVAIGCEGDYGEFGYTKYDPSENRWCKFKSFRQQDFIDMMRRCLYVTTGDRLYIKDGYNPDCAALIFDRRLDYSFSFVKDFFPFSTCYGLAYDLESKRMYMFNDKQIAVYDERANRWDVRDCPDLGFDSFSCVVVERKLMLDYV; encoded by the coding sequence AtggtcgacgaaacgattgcTTTTGAGACTAGCGGCCATTTAAGCAGCCTTGACTCACTGCGAATGTCAAACTACCTGTGCGACGTCGTAATCATCAGCGAAGACGGACAGCGCTTTCCAGCTCACCGAATAATTCTCGCCGCCTCGAGTCCATACTTTCGCACCATGTTTGAAGGAAGGTTTCTAGAGAGCAAGCAAACCGACGTTGCTattcgaaacgtcgacggagcAGTAATGAAGATGTTGATCGATTTCGCCTACAGAGGAAGAACAGAATGCCCTGCATCTGTTGAGAACGTTGTATCTCTTTACGTGGCGGCTCACTACATTCAATTCGACAAAATCTTTCGAAGATGCAGCGACTGGCTCAAAGGCCACGTGGACGAGTCCAATTGCATCAGCATGGGAATCGTCGGCGATCGATACGGCGATTCGGATTTACTCCGAATTGCTGATCGCTTGGCTGCCGTGACCATTTCCGTTTTGGCCGAGACCGAGGATTTTCTACTCCTTTCCGCAGAACACCTGAGCAGGATTATATCCCATGATGAATTGGGTGTCAAGGTCGAAGACGAGGTTCTGACGATTCTGCAAAAGTGGATGAAGCACGATGAAGAGGCTCGTCGAGCTCAAGTCGAAACTCTTTCCACATTCGTTCGCTTTCCGTTGCTCGATTTCAAAGAATCGAGTGACGTTCTTTCGGATCTCGATTTGGTCTCCCATTATCGCTCGTCAGGCGGGTCCTGTCAACGTCGAGTCGGATGCGACGGCGTCCTGCTTGTGACTGGTGGGTTGGAGTGGAAACGATGTGAGAGTAATTTATGCAGTGAATATGATTTTTGTACGTGCAAAGATGTGAGCGATGAAGCGAGAGTATATGAGCCCAACAGCAACATATGGACTACATTTCCTTCCTTGAAAGTGGGAATGTGTAGGCATACGATCGTGACTTCAAATGAGGTGCTTTACGCTCTTGGTGGTTATACCGAAGTTCACTCGGATCAATACGCGGGTGTAGATGTCGAGACTGCAATCGTTCAGCGATATGATGCTGGACAACGACAATGGGTAGATGACGTGCAATGTATGAGTTGTACAAGTCACGAGATAGTTTGTTGTAACAATCGCATTTACGGTATGAGCATCGGTACAAAAACCTCGGCGGAGGACGAGATGATATGTGAAGTGTTTGATTCGGGGAAGAATACGTGGATCCCCGTTTCCTGTCCTGAGAATGCTCTCTCATGTATATTAGCCTCGCTGGAAAATGAAATTGTTGCTATTGGCTGTGAGGGAGACTATGGTGAATTCGGATATACGAAGTATGATCCATCAGAAAACCGCTGGTGCAAGTTCAAGTCTTTTCGTCAACAAGACTTCATCGACATGATGAGGCGTTGCCTCTACGTCACCACCGGAGACCGATTATATATTAAGGACGGCTATAATCCCGACTGTGCAGCGCTAATTTTCGACCGCCGCCTCGATTACTCGTTTTCCTTTGTAAAGGATTTTTTTCCATTTTCGACATGCTATGGGCTTGCCTATGATCTTGAAAGCAAGAGGATGTACATGTTCAATGATAAACAAATTGCTGTTTATGATGAACGAGCTAACAGGTGGGACGTAAGAGACTGCCCAGATTTAGGGTTTGACTCGTTCAGTTGCGTAGTTGTGGAGAGAAAGCTGATGTTGGACTATGTTTAG
- the LOC136193076 gene encoding kelch-like protein 20 → MNETISLETSGYFSTALFDSFRKSDYLCDVVIVTEDGHRFPAHRIILASASEFFSSMLCGTFIESKQTDVAIRNVEGTVMKMLIEYAYRGEAKCPAALENVLSLYKAAHYVQFDRLFRMCSSWLRKHVDTSNCLSMAMVADRYDDSDLLRAADLIAGRNILLLTEEKEFVSISAEHLGRILTQDEMGVRTEDEVLIILQKWIKHDEESRRDHVQTLSKFVRFPLIDFQESSDFLSDLDLVSHYHTSDGSCQRRIGRDVVLLAAGGEGIMSSTAMIYDPNNDEWSVFPDLKVAMKENRIATSNGKVYALGGSDYCTKTDVVQRYDPGRRQWEDNVQRMHRKRNGMEIVSCSDRIYGLSIGERSSLCEVLDPEMETWTPVSSPVNRLNGRYIVSSLTNTIVAIGSNPEDESGYMKYYPLEDRWCEFKPCSVPFWLSVCEPPLCATTGDQLYIKLPDKRNLIVFDSKTERFSVVKDFFPMRSKCNGLAYDLHSKRVFIFNNEVVDIYDERANKWDIRRKYVYRVGDLAACAFVERNLMLDFRGL, encoded by the coding sequence AtgaacgaaacgatttctttggAGACGAGTGGCTATTTTTCAACGGCGCTGTTTGACTCATTTCGAAAGTCGGATTATCTGTGCGACGTTGTCATCGTCACCGAAGACGGCCATCGATTTCCAGCTCACAGAATAATTCTCGCTTCTGCCAGCGAGTTTTTCAGTTCCATGCTCTGCGGAACGTTTATAGAGAGCAAACAAACGGACGTCGCTATTCGAAACGTCGAAGGAACCGTAATGAAGATGCTAATCGAATACGCCTATAGAGGAGAAGCCAAATGCCCTGCAGCTCTCGAAAATGTTCTATCCCTTTACAAAGCGGCTCACTACGTTCAATTCGACCGACTCTTTCGGATGTGTTCTTCTTGGCTCCGCAAGCACGTGGACACGTCCAATTGCCTAAGCATGGCGATGGTCGCTGATCGATACGACGATTCGGATTTACTTCGAGCTGCTGATCTCATTGCAGGGAGGAATATTTTGCTTTTGACAGAGGAGAAAGAGTTCGTGTCCATTTCGGCGGAGCATCTGGGTAGGATTCTCACTCAGGATGAAATGGGCGTAAGGACGGAAGACGAAGTTCTGATTATTTTGCAAAAGTGGATCAAGCACGACGAAGAGTCTCGTCGAGATCACGTCCAAACGCTTTCAAAATTTGTTCGTTTTCCACTAATCGATTTCCAAGAATCAAGTGACTTTCTTTCGGATCTTGACTTGGTGTCTCACTATCACACGTCAGACGGATCTTGTCAGCGGCGAATtggacgcgacgtcgttcttctggCTGCCGGCGGGGAGGGAATCATGAGCAGTACAGCTATGATATACGATCCAAACAATGATGAGTGGAGTGTTTTTCCTGACCTGAAAGTGGCAATGAAAGAAAATAGGATTGCGACTTCAAATGGCAAGGTTTACGCTCTTGGTGGTTCTGACTACTGTACTAAGACTGACGTTGTTCAGCGATACGATCCTGGGCGACGGCAATGGGAAGATAATGTACAACGTATGCATCGCAAAAGAAACGGAATGGAAATAGTTTCCTGCAGCGATCGCATTTACGGCTTGAGTATCGGCGAACGTTCTTCACTGTGTGAAGTGCTTGATCCAGAGATGGAAACGTGGACACCCGTTTCCTCTCCTGTGAACCGGCTTAACGGTCGCTACATTGTATCCTCTCTGACCAATACGATTGTCGCAATTGGCTCTAATCCTGAGGACGAGTCCGGCTATATGAAGTACTATCCATTGGAAGATCGTTGGTGCGAATTTAAGCCTTGTTCCGTTCCTTTTTGGTTATCTGTATGTGAGCCTCCTCTTTGCGCCACTACGGGAGACCAGTTATACATTAAACTTCCAGATAAACGTAATTTGATAGTTTTTGACAGCAAAACCGAGCGGTTTTCTGTTGTAAAAGACTTCTTTCCAATGCGTTCAAAATGCAATGGACTCGCTTATGATCTTCACAGCAAGAGGGTGTTCATTTTTAATAATGAAGTTGTTGACATTTATGATGAACGAGCAAACAAGTGGGACATAAGACGCAAGTATGTATACCGGGTGGGTGATTTAGCTGCTTGCGCATTTGTGGAAAGAAATCTGATGCTGGACTTTCGAGGACTTTGA